In the Takifugu flavidus isolate HTHZ2018 chromosome 11, ASM371156v2, whole genome shotgun sequence genome, one interval contains:
- the tlx1 gene encoding T-cell leukemia homeobox protein 1 isoform X1 — protein sequence MDHIGILGPHLQQHTHVEPITFGIDQILSNVEHSCMLGMKMHEPDYGHTAYSGNGSASGFAYGNGGYSGNASSCGMASLSGAYHMNMCMNANGTNGSTNAAGVIRVPAHRPLSCGSASVPPVGGNIGNMSTLTFPWMESNRRYTKDRFTDNTLFQLVKKKATIVSLSPLTVTRRIGHPYQNRTPPKKKKPRTSFTRLQICELEKRFHRQKYLASAERAALAKALKMTDAQVKTWFQNRRTKWRRQTAEEREAERQQANRILMQLQQEAFQKTINQPVTPDPLCLQNTSLLALQNLQPWTENTAKISSVSTCE from the exons ATGGACCACATAGGAATACTGGgaccacatctgcagcagcatacGCACGTGGAGCCCATCACCTTCGGCATCGATCAGATCCTGAGCAACGTCGAGCACAGCTGCATGCTGGGAATGAAGATGCACGAGCCGGACTATGGTCACACGGCCTACAGCGGGAATGGCAGCGCGAGCGGTTTCGCGTACGGTAACGGTGGATACAGCGGCAACGCCAGCTCGTGCGGGATGGCGTCACTTAGCGGGGCTTACCACATGAACATGTGCATGAACGCAAACGGGACTAACGGCTCGACGAACGCCGCGGGGGTCATCCGCGTCCCCGCGCACCGGCCCCTGAGTTGCGGGAGCGCGTCTGTGCCGCCGGTCGGCGGGAACATCGGCAACATGAGCACGCTGACGTTCCCCTGGATGGAGAGCAACCGGCGTTACACCAAAGACCGCTTCACAG aTAACACGCTCTTTCAATTGGTCAAGAAAAAAGCCACCATAG TGTCCCTCTCACCCCTCACTGTGACACGTCGCATAGGTCATCCGTACCAGAACAGAACCCCTCCTAAGAAGAAGAAGCCGCGGACGTCGTTCACACGGCTGCAGATCTGTGAGCTGGAGAAACGCTTCCACCGGCAGAAATACCTGGCGTCTGCGGAGAGAGCCGCGCTCGCCAAGGCTCTGAAGATGACGGACGCGCAGGTCAAGACCTGGTTCCAGAACAGACGCACCAAATGGAG GCGGCAGACCGCAGAGGAGCGGGAGGCAGAGCGCCAACAGGCCAACCGCATCCTGATGCAACTACAGCAGGAGGCGTTCCAGAAGACTATCAACCAGCCGGTCACACCAGATCCTCTGTGCCTACAGAACACTTCCTTGTTGGCCCTGCAGAACCTGCAACcctggactgaaaacacagcCAAGATCAGCAGCGTGTCCACCTGCGAGTAA
- the tlx1 gene encoding T-cell leukemia homeobox protein 1 isoform X2: MDHIGILGPHLQQHTHVEPITFGIDQILSNVEHSCMLGMKMHEPDYGHTAYSGNGSASGFAYGNGGYSGNASSCGMASLSGAYHMNMCMNANGTNGSTNAAGVIRVPAHRPLSCGSASVPPVGGNIGNMSTLTFPWMESNRRYTKDRFTVSLSPLTVTRRIGHPYQNRTPPKKKKPRTSFTRLQICELEKRFHRQKYLASAERAALAKALKMTDAQVKTWFQNRRTKWRRQTAEEREAERQQANRILMQLQQEAFQKTINQPVTPDPLCLQNTSLLALQNLQPWTENTAKISSVSTCE; encoded by the exons ATGGACCACATAGGAATACTGGgaccacatctgcagcagcatacGCACGTGGAGCCCATCACCTTCGGCATCGATCAGATCCTGAGCAACGTCGAGCACAGCTGCATGCTGGGAATGAAGATGCACGAGCCGGACTATGGTCACACGGCCTACAGCGGGAATGGCAGCGCGAGCGGTTTCGCGTACGGTAACGGTGGATACAGCGGCAACGCCAGCTCGTGCGGGATGGCGTCACTTAGCGGGGCTTACCACATGAACATGTGCATGAACGCAAACGGGACTAACGGCTCGACGAACGCCGCGGGGGTCATCCGCGTCCCCGCGCACCGGCCCCTGAGTTGCGGGAGCGCGTCTGTGCCGCCGGTCGGCGGGAACATCGGCAACATGAGCACGCTGACGTTCCCCTGGATGGAGAGCAACCGGCGTTACACCAAAGACCGCTTCACAG TGTCCCTCTCACCCCTCACTGTGACACGTCGCATAGGTCATCCGTACCAGAACAGAACCCCTCCTAAGAAGAAGAAGCCGCGGACGTCGTTCACACGGCTGCAGATCTGTGAGCTGGAGAAACGCTTCCACCGGCAGAAATACCTGGCGTCTGCGGAGAGAGCCGCGCTCGCCAAGGCTCTGAAGATGACGGACGCGCAGGTCAAGACCTGGTTCCAGAACAGACGCACCAAATGGAG GCGGCAGACCGCAGAGGAGCGGGAGGCAGAGCGCCAACAGGCCAACCGCATCCTGATGCAACTACAGCAGGAGGCGTTCCAGAAGACTATCAACCAGCCGGTCACACCAGATCCTCTGTGCCTACAGAACACTTCCTTGTTGGCCCTGCAGAACCTGCAACcctggactgaaaacacagcCAAGATCAGCAGCGTGTCCACCTGCGAGTAA
- the tlx1 gene encoding T-cell leukemia homeobox protein 1 isoform X3 produces the protein MDHIGILGPHLQQHTHVEPITFGIDQILSNVEHSCMLGMKMHEPDYGHTAYSGNGSASGFAYGNGGYSGNASSCGMASLSGAYHMNMCMNANGTNGSTNAAGVIRVPAHRPLSCGSASVPPVGGNIGNMSTLTFPWMESNRRYTKDRFTGHPYQNRTPPKKKKPRTSFTRLQICELEKRFHRQKYLASAERAALAKALKMTDAQVKTWFQNRRTKWRRQTAEEREAERQQANRILMQLQQEAFQKTINQPVTPDPLCLQNTSLLALQNLQPWTENTAKISSVSTCE, from the exons ATGGACCACATAGGAATACTGGgaccacatctgcagcagcatacGCACGTGGAGCCCATCACCTTCGGCATCGATCAGATCCTGAGCAACGTCGAGCACAGCTGCATGCTGGGAATGAAGATGCACGAGCCGGACTATGGTCACACGGCCTACAGCGGGAATGGCAGCGCGAGCGGTTTCGCGTACGGTAACGGTGGATACAGCGGCAACGCCAGCTCGTGCGGGATGGCGTCACTTAGCGGGGCTTACCACATGAACATGTGCATGAACGCAAACGGGACTAACGGCTCGACGAACGCCGCGGGGGTCATCCGCGTCCCCGCGCACCGGCCCCTGAGTTGCGGGAGCGCGTCTGTGCCGCCGGTCGGCGGGAACATCGGCAACATGAGCACGCTGACGTTCCCCTGGATGGAGAGCAACCGGCGTTACACCAAAGACCGCTTCACAG GTCATCCGTACCAGAACAGAACCCCTCCTAAGAAGAAGAAGCCGCGGACGTCGTTCACACGGCTGCAGATCTGTGAGCTGGAGAAACGCTTCCACCGGCAGAAATACCTGGCGTCTGCGGAGAGAGCCGCGCTCGCCAAGGCTCTGAAGATGACGGACGCGCAGGTCAAGACCTGGTTCCAGAACAGACGCACCAAATGGAG GCGGCAGACCGCAGAGGAGCGGGAGGCAGAGCGCCAACAGGCCAACCGCATCCTGATGCAACTACAGCAGGAGGCGTTCCAGAAGACTATCAACCAGCCGGTCACACCAGATCCTCTGTGCCTACAGAACACTTCCTTGTTGGCCCTGCAGAACCTGCAACcctggactgaaaacacagcCAAGATCAGCAGCGTGTCCACCTGCGAGTAA